A single Anatilimnocola floriformis DNA region contains:
- a CDS encoding TIGR03067 domain-containing protein — MRSCCAALLLASVFLCTAVGQQAKPNEVKPIEVKPGERYHVEWLSVTKDKQRINDWDNNKIDVVKMLQIREEQFERLKSGTLLEIIRIEPRSADFPVGYVECKRTNFRGPPETVYALPSHLRPDSVRLTQASQPDPPLAPGQPFYRSWKSADGSFEVSAELLEYDAMKVVLKREKDGKELQLTPDKLSAADRQWLADLASLEGVWLCVSIEHMGMVMPDPRPEWLAIFHRGRFGLMYGANLNVHGELALNSKANPKTLDIINPISKQKVLGIYQVDKDSLKLALAAQEKDPRPAALKGAKAGTMIFKREKN, encoded by the coding sequence ATGCGAAGTTGCTGTGCGGCCTTGTTGCTGGCGTCGGTTTTCTTGTGCACGGCGGTGGGGCAACAGGCCAAGCCGAATGAAGTTAAACCAATCGAGGTCAAACCAGGAGAGCGATATCACGTCGAATGGCTGAGTGTCACGAAAGATAAGCAGCGGATCAACGATTGGGACAACAACAAGATTGATGTGGTCAAGATGCTTCAAATTCGCGAAGAGCAATTTGAACGATTGAAATCGGGGACGCTGCTGGAAATTATTAGAATCGAGCCAAGGTCGGCAGACTTCCCCGTCGGTTACGTCGAGTGTAAGCGAACTAATTTTCGCGGCCCGCCAGAAACGGTGTATGCGCTTCCATCGCACCTAAGACCCGATTCGGTTAGGTTAACGCAAGCCAGTCAACCCGATCCACCGCTGGCTCCCGGTCAGCCGTTCTACCGCAGCTGGAAGTCTGCCGATGGGAGCTTTGAAGTCTCGGCAGAATTGTTGGAGTACGACGCCATGAAGGTCGTCCTGAAACGGGAGAAGGACGGCAAAGAACTTCAGCTGACGCCTGACAAACTTTCCGCAGCCGATCGCCAGTGGCTGGCGGATCTAGCGTCGCTGGAGGGTGTTTGGCTATGTGTTTCGATTGAACACATGGGGATGGTGATGCCAGATCCGCGTCCCGAATGGCTGGCGATTTTTCATCGCGGCAGATTCGGCCTGATGTATGGTGCGAACCTGAACGTGCATGGAGAACTTGCCCTGAATTCTAAGGCGAATCCCAAGACCCTTGATATCATCAACCCGATCAGTAAACAGAAGGTGCTGGGCATCTATCAAGTCGATAAGGATAGTCTCAAACTGGCGCTTGCCGCGCAAGAAAAAGATCCTCGCCCCGCCGCATTGAAAGGCGCCAAAGCGGGCACGATGATTTTCAAGCGGGAAAAGAATTAG
- a CDS encoding serine/threonine-protein kinase, producing the protein MIQPSPDAASQHEEQLALLVSDLADRAQRGEHVNLEEQCRSHPQFAADLRELWGAIMVAQVAGKSSSIADTLPPVTSDTASGSLELPMHLGDYVLQEELGRGGMGVVFRARQESLGREVAIKMILRGELARQAERERFQAEAQAAAKLDHPGIVPVYEVGEINGRPYFSMKFIRGTTLAQRLAEGPMPSREAAKLLVTVARAIHFAHEKGVLHRDLKPSNILIDEQGQPHVTDFGLAKQISDEPSLTKTGAILGTPAYMAPEQAAGNRGQVGPQSDVYSLGVVLYHMLTGRPPFQGASPVETVLMVLEQDPVPPRMLNQHADRDLEMICLRCLQKPTDLRYATAAGLARDLDAFLNDESISARSGRFAQVLAGWMRETHNAAVLENWGLLWMWHSLVLFSVCSLTNVLFLWGYRKPEDRLIYFLLWTAGLGTWAAVFWALRRRMGPVTFVERQIAHVWAGSMISIGLLFPLEYWLGLGVLELSPMLGIINGMAFLIKAGMLTGAFYVQAFALFATAAAMAYFPDYGHFIFGVVAAACFFFPGLKYYRQRLRAILAAIRKGKIGEATNSFPA; encoded by the coding sequence ATGATTCAACCTTCTCCCGATGCCGCGAGTCAGCACGAAGAGCAACTCGCTCTGCTCGTCAGCGATCTCGCAGATCGGGCGCAGCGGGGCGAGCACGTCAATCTCGAAGAGCAGTGCCGTAGCCATCCGCAGTTTGCTGCCGATCTGCGCGAGCTGTGGGGCGCGATCATGGTCGCGCAGGTCGCCGGCAAGAGCAGCAGCATCGCCGATACGTTGCCGCCAGTCACCAGTGATACCGCGAGTGGTTCGCTCGAACTGCCGATGCATCTCGGCGACTATGTTTTGCAAGAAGAACTAGGCCGCGGCGGCATGGGCGTGGTCTTTCGCGCGCGGCAAGAGAGCCTCGGCCGCGAAGTCGCCATCAAGATGATCCTCCGGGGCGAACTTGCCCGGCAAGCCGAACGCGAACGCTTTCAAGCCGAAGCCCAGGCCGCCGCCAAGCTTGATCATCCGGGCATCGTGCCGGTGTACGAAGTGGGCGAGATCAACGGTCGGCCCTACTTCAGCATGAAGTTCATTCGCGGCACCACGCTCGCGCAGCGACTCGCCGAAGGACCAATGCCTTCACGCGAAGCAGCCAAACTGCTCGTGACCGTGGCGCGGGCTATTCATTTCGCGCATGAAAAGGGCGTGCTCCATCGCGACCTGAAACCCTCGAACATTCTGATCGATGAGCAAGGCCAACCGCACGTCACCGACTTCGGCCTGGCCAAACAAATCAGCGATGAACCGAGCCTGACCAAGACGGGCGCAATCCTCGGCACACCGGCCTACATGGCGCCCGAACAAGCGGCCGGCAACCGCGGCCAGGTCGGCCCGCAAAGTGATGTCTATAGCCTCGGCGTGGTCCTTTATCACATGCTCACCGGCCGGCCGCCCTTTCAAGGAGCGTCGCCGGTCGAGACGGTGTTGATGGTGCTCGAGCAGGATCCGGTGCCGCCGCGGATGCTCAATCAGCACGCCGATCGCGATCTGGAAATGATCTGCCTCCGCTGCCTGCAAAAGCCCACCGATCTGCGTTATGCAACCGCAGCCGGCCTCGCGCGCGATCTCGACGCGTTCCTCAACGACGAAAGCATCAGCGCCCGCAGCGGGCGATTTGCGCAGGTCCTTGCTGGCTGGATGCGCGAAACGCACAACGCCGCCGTGCTCGAAAACTGGGGCCTGCTCTGGATGTGGCACAGCCTGGTGCTGTTCTCCGTTTGCAGCCTGACGAACGTGCTGTTCTTGTGGGGCTATCGCAAGCCGGAAGATCGCTTGATTTACTTTCTGCTGTGGACCGCGGGCCTCGGCACGTGGGCAGCGGTCTTCTGGGCGCTGCGTCGCCGCATGGGACCGGTGACGTTCGTCGAACGGCAAATCGCGCACGTGTGGGCCGGCAGCATGATCAGCATCGGCTTGCTCTTTCCGCTGGAGTACTGGCTGGGCCTCGGCGTGCTCGAACTCTCGCCCATGCTCGGCATCATCAATGGCATGGCGTTTCTGATCAAAGCGGGCATGCTCACCGGCGCGTTCTACGTGCAAGCCTTTGCCCTCTTCGCCACCGCAGCCGCCATGGCTTACTTCCCCGACTACGGGCACTTCATCTTCGGCGTGGTCGCCGCGGCGTGCTTCTTCTTTCCGGGGCTGAAGTACTACCGCCAACGGCTGCGCGCGATTCTGGCGGCGATTCGGAAGGGCAAGATCGGCGAAGCAACTAATTCTTTTCCCGCTTGA
- a CDS encoding sigma-70 family RNA polymerase sigma factor has product MWPQSEPTQELLAGAKQGDSAAVNNLMDRHRDSLRRMVQMRLDHKVQRRVDVSDVVQDVLVEANRRLQDYIANPVMPFHLWLRQIAQDRIIDAHRRHRGSAKRSVDREQPMLVAGADDHSTMQLAAQLCDPQMTPGAAATQKEMVQAVELAITKLDDVDCEIIIMRHFEQLSNQEIAQALGLTEPAASMRYLRAIKRLRALLNEGADSS; this is encoded by the coding sequence ATGTGGCCACAATCCGAACCAACGCAAGAACTTCTCGCCGGCGCTAAGCAGGGCGATTCCGCTGCCGTGAATAACCTGATGGACCGCCATCGGGATTCGCTGCGGCGGATGGTGCAGATGCGCCTCGATCACAAGGTGCAGCGGCGCGTCGACGTGAGCGACGTCGTGCAGGATGTGCTCGTCGAAGCCAATCGTCGGCTGCAGGATTACATCGCCAATCCGGTGATGCCGTTCCATCTGTGGCTGCGGCAGATCGCCCAGGACCGCATCATCGATGCCCATCGCCGGCACCGCGGTTCGGCCAAGCGGAGCGTCGACAGAGAACAGCCGATGCTCGTCGCCGGCGCCGACGATCACAGCACGATGCAACTCGCCGCGCAGCTGTGCGATCCGCAGATGACGCCCGGCGCGGCGGCCACCCAAAAAGAAATGGTGCAAGCCGTGGAACTGGCGATCACCAAGCTCGACGACGTCGACTGCGAAATCATCATCATGCGGCACTTCGAGCAGCTCTCGAATCAGGAAATCGCGCAGGCCCTCGGCCTGACCGAACCTGCGGCAAGCATGCGGTACCTGCGGGCGATCAAACGACTGCGAGCGCTGCTGAATGAGGGAGCTGATTCTTCCTAG
- a CDS encoding bleomycin resistance protein, which yields MANELTYPMLPCGDIDEAIAFYEALGFKKTYRQLRPNPCAVIQREDWQMHLFGMPNFNPADSYGSVIVVVPDPDALYQAFVAGLRAKFGKLPAAGIPRILRPRKKFGTVSGFSVVDVGGNWLRIYKLGATDEAAEAEESSEVDGLTHFINVAARLADAAGDEKKAIRTLESGLKKYPAAEPMEIARALLYHAELAVRLNRKKVAEESLERVVGLKLSKSERKCLAEEIKHVETLISEA from the coding sequence ATGGCTAACGAACTCACTTATCCCATGCTTCCTTGTGGCGATATCGACGAAGCGATCGCCTTCTACGAAGCGTTGGGTTTTAAAAAGACCTACCGCCAGCTGCGGCCAAATCCTTGCGCAGTCATTCAGCGCGAGGACTGGCAAATGCATTTGTTCGGCATGCCCAATTTCAATCCCGCCGATTCGTACGGCAGTGTGATCGTCGTCGTTCCTGATCCAGATGCCTTGTATCAGGCATTCGTCGCCGGCCTGCGTGCCAAGTTCGGCAAGTTGCCTGCTGCCGGCATTCCACGCATCCTGCGGCCGCGAAAAAAGTTCGGCACGGTGTCCGGCTTCAGCGTGGTCGACGTCGGCGGCAACTGGCTGCGGATCTACAAACTAGGAGCAACCGACGAGGCAGCGGAGGCTGAAGAGTCGAGCGAAGTCGACGGCCTGACGCATTTCATCAACGTCGCCGCCCGCCTGGCAGATGCCGCTGGCGATGAGAAAAAAGCGATTCGAACATTGGAATCGGGACTGAAAAAATATCCGGCTGCCGAGCCGATGGAGATCGCTCGCGCGCTGCTTTATCACGCCGAACTGGCCGTGCGATTGAACCGAAAAAAGGTCGCCGAGGAATCGCTGGAGAGAGTTGTCGGGTTGAAATTGAGTAAGTCAGAACGGAAATGTCTGGCCGAGGAAATTAAGCACGTGGAGACGTTAATCAGCGAGGCCTAG
- a CDS encoding Imm8 family immunity protein: MKAILHSIEPHTTRGDWQSFVDNPSVDPWDAHGSFTLRIGSEGSLGADLFDVNVSTSAAAGRARGKARYFRGILVEQFTAEVVERTLREYVEGLKGNDWQQILDQLRKVMHWEYEGMYPPH, from the coding sequence ATGAAAGCGATCCTTCACAGCATCGAACCACACACGACGCGCGGCGATTGGCAATCGTTTGTCGACAACCCTAGTGTTGACCCGTGGGATGCTCACGGCTCGTTTACCTTGAGAATTGGCTCCGAGGGCTCACTAGGCGCCGACCTTTTTGACGTGAATGTGTCGACATCAGCTGCAGCCGGTCGGGCTCGTGGCAAGGCTCGCTATTTCCGCGGCATCCTCGTCGAACAGTTCACTGCAGAAGTCGTCGAGCGCACGCTTCGCGAGTACGTCGAGGGACTCAAAGGCAACGATTGGCAGCAGATCCTCGATCAACTGCGTAAGGTAATGCACTGGGAATACGAAGGCATGTACCCACCGCACTAA
- a CDS encoding peptidoglycan-binding domain-containing protein, with protein sequence MTLESDLFKNSDSLKACEIKDSAHIVADEPPNRRGVNNRGPHIALIQKALRRLMSSPKFGLEEANEEYGPKTAEVVRQFKLGPPMILNTELRQTTPDNIVGRRTIKALDTALVRQKGREIPPNDLPIPPLDPFGPFQVVVFNEKDSFPISRQDHNRNEDDLDNTRREPINLTKPLPLLAQGLLLKARTMEASELQLAMKIELGGAGRGLGLDMANRFFNNQAVQDKFFPPNDKITQALVASDSFKRQLQDLESQISNVLQAGIRTRKVCDYHDLAVAKKSVQFELPSFPFTAEEMNLKAVIGGMKGGFVSLKEFDANADTRRWRATLSFLLVDHFGINDEDLRPGGGHGTFGQVSMWVLQHEHRPGNCPFISKFVFDAPASGPL encoded by the coding sequence ATGACTTTGGAATCGGATCTGTTCAAAAACAGTGACTCGCTCAAGGCTTGCGAAATTAAAGACAGCGCGCACATTGTCGCCGACGAACCGCCCAATCGGCGTGGCGTGAACAATCGCGGCCCGCACATCGCGCTCATCCAGAAAGCGCTGCGACGACTGATGTCGAGTCCCAAGTTCGGCCTCGAAGAAGCCAACGAGGAATATGGCCCGAAGACCGCCGAAGTGGTGCGGCAGTTCAAGCTCGGGCCGCCGATGATTCTCAATACCGAATTGCGGCAGACGACTCCCGACAACATTGTCGGCAGAAGGACGATCAAAGCTCTCGACACCGCGCTCGTTCGCCAGAAAGGAAGAGAGATTCCGCCGAACGATCTGCCGATTCCGCCGCTCGATCCCTTCGGGCCGTTTCAGGTGGTCGTCTTTAATGAGAAAGACTCGTTTCCCATCTCGCGGCAGGATCACAACCGCAACGAAGACGATCTCGACAACACGCGGCGTGAACCGATCAACCTGACGAAGCCGCTGCCGCTGCTCGCGCAAGGATTGTTGCTCAAAGCGCGCACGATGGAAGCGAGCGAGTTGCAACTCGCGATGAAGATCGAACTGGGTGGCGCGGGTCGCGGCCTGGGGCTCGACATGGCCAACCGCTTCTTCAATAACCAGGCAGTTCAAGACAAGTTCTTCCCTCCCAACGATAAGATTACTCAGGCCCTGGTGGCGTCGGATTCATTCAAGAGGCAGCTGCAGGATTTGGAGTCGCAGATTTCCAACGTGCTGCAGGCGGGCATTCGCACTCGCAAGGTGTGCGATTATCACGACTTGGCCGTTGCCAAAAAGTCGGTTCAATTCGAATTGCCGTCGTTTCCCTTCACGGCAGAGGAAATGAATCTGAAGGCCGTGATCGGCGGCATGAAGGGTGGCTTCGTTTCGCTGAAGGAATTTGACGCGAACGCCGACACCCGCCGCTGGCGGGCCACGCTCAGCTTTCTGCTGGTCGATCACTTCGGCATCAACGACGAAGACCTGCGTCCCGGCGGCGGCCACGGCACGTTCGGCCAGGTTAGCATGTGGGTGCTGCAGCACGAACACCGGCCCGGCAACTGCCCGTTCATCAGCAAGTTTGTCTTCGACGCGCCCGCCTCGGGCCCGCTGTAA
- a CDS encoding HpcH/HpaI aldolase family protein: MNARTLKDKLLRGDTVYGTMIQHATNPGIVDLIPPNSLDFVICTAEHNALDLADFLPLRYALAAKGIACLARTHSREPDDVSKVCDSFDGVVVPYVEDVEHAKRLAAAAVYRPLKGVALERVLKENKWPSEKTKKYCFEERCADTLFIPMIESVQAVENLEAICSIPGVNALFVGPNDMTTNMGIPNEYDHPDFIKIMQRIIDTGARHHIAAGSWFGKVEQQQRTLKQGARLVVYASESAMMHDAMAEAFGKMRRG; encoded by the coding sequence ATGAATGCCCGCACGCTCAAGGACAAACTCCTCCGTGGCGACACCGTCTACGGCACGATGATTCAGCACGCGACGAATCCCGGCATCGTCGATCTCATTCCACCGAACTCGCTCGACTTCGTCATTTGCACGGCAGAGCACAACGCGCTCGACCTCGCCGATTTTCTGCCGCTGCGATACGCCCTCGCGGCGAAAGGAATTGCCTGCCTCGCGCGCACACACAGTCGCGAGCCCGACGATGTCTCGAAAGTCTGCGACAGTTTCGACGGCGTGGTGGTGCCTTATGTCGAAGACGTCGAACATGCCAAGCGGCTCGCGGCAGCCGCGGTCTATCGGCCTTTGAAAGGCGTCGCGCTCGAGCGTGTGCTCAAAGAAAACAAATGGCCGAGCGAGAAGACGAAGAAGTATTGCTTCGAGGAGCGCTGCGCCGACACGCTGTTCATCCCGATGATCGAATCGGTGCAAGCCGTGGAAAATCTCGAAGCCATCTGCTCCATCCCCGGCGTGAACGCGCTGTTCGTCGGCCCGAACGACATGACCACGAACATGGGAATTCCCAATGAGTATGACCATCCCGATTTCATCAAAATAATGCAGCGCATCATCGACACCGGCGCCCGTCATCACATCGCCGCCGGCAGTTGGTTCGGCAAAGTGGAACAGCAACAGCGGACACTCAAACAGGGCGCCCGCCTGGTCGTCTACGCCAGCGAATCGGCGATGATGCACGACGCGATGGCCGAAGCCTTCGGCAAAATGCGGCGCGGCTAA
- the tatC gene encoding twin-arginine translocase subunit TatC — translation MAKQPQDDLFEGGSMSFGEHLEELRVCLFRSLFGVVIGCLIGLYAAERVVRFFEQPLETALTEHYLARALVDVAGDFNGNVPYEYEQTILQGKLVPEKVNVEPAQIASALRLSYPGLLGDSPLSPSAFIRDDFAAEGKDIAFATLLSGQEKKTTPSPARRVWQMLSDDDHAAIQKIAEAKAEKLADVKLTAIFNELLAKPELHQSAEFAALSGTNHAAVVALREQLKKGPDAEATRRLNKMLVTEAFNSYLRTPRVNLVQFYNWKPVKVRFQVLNAQEAFMIYLKAAMITGVVIAAPWIFYQVWIFVAAGLYPHEKNQVFIYLPISLLLFFAGASLAFGFVFQPVLNFLFQFNQGLNAEFDPRIGEWLSFVLILPLGFGISFQLPLVMLFINRIGLVSVELYLQQWRMAILIIFVVAMVLTPADPVSMLLMAIPLCGLYVLGIAMCLWMPRNRNPFNQMYEPSA, via the coding sequence ATGGCCAAGCAGCCTCAAGATGATCTGTTCGAAGGAGGCAGCATGTCCTTCGGGGAACACCTCGAAGAACTGCGCGTCTGTCTGTTTCGGTCGCTCTTCGGCGTGGTCATTGGCTGCTTAATCGGTTTGTATGCAGCCGAGCGCGTGGTCCGATTTTTCGAACAGCCGCTCGAAACCGCCCTCACCGAACATTACCTGGCGCGGGCGCTGGTCGATGTCGCTGGCGACTTCAATGGCAATGTGCCCTATGAATACGAGCAGACAATCCTGCAAGGCAAGCTCGTTCCGGAAAAGGTAAATGTCGAACCCGCCCAAATCGCCAGCGCACTGCGACTGTCGTATCCAGGGCTCCTCGGCGATTCGCCGTTGTCTCCCAGCGCTTTCATCCGCGATGACTTTGCCGCGGAAGGAAAAGACATCGCGTTTGCCACGCTACTCAGCGGCCAGGAGAAGAAAACAACTCCCTCGCCAGCGCGGCGCGTATGGCAAATGCTCAGCGACGACGATCACGCGGCCATCCAAAAAATCGCGGAAGCCAAAGCCGAGAAGCTGGCCGATGTGAAACTCACGGCCATCTTCAACGAGTTGCTGGCCAAGCCCGAGTTGCATCAGTCGGCCGAGTTCGCCGCGCTCTCGGGCACCAACCACGCAGCCGTCGTCGCGCTACGCGAGCAGTTGAAGAAGGGGCCCGACGCAGAAGCCACGCGCCGCCTCAACAAAATGCTCGTCACCGAAGCCTTCAACAGTTACCTCCGCACGCCGCGCGTCAACCTCGTGCAGTTCTACAACTGGAAACCGGTGAAAGTCCGCTTTCAGGTCCTCAACGCTCAAGAAGCGTTCATGATCTACCTCAAAGCCGCAATGATCACCGGCGTTGTGATCGCCGCGCCTTGGATCTTTTATCAGGTCTGGATCTTCGTCGCCGCCGGTTTGTATCCGCACGAGAAGAACCAGGTGTTCATTTATCTGCCGATCAGTTTGTTGCTCTTCTTCGCCGGCGCGTCGCTCGCCTTCGGCTTTGTGTTTCAGCCGGTGTTGAACTTCCTGTTCCAATTCAATCAAGGCTTGAATGCCGAGTTCGATCCCCGCATCGGCGAGTGGTTGAGCTTTGTGCTCATCCTGCCGCTCGGTTTCGGCATCAGCTTTCAGTTGCCGCTGGTGATGCTCTTCATCAACCGCATCGGTCTGGTGAGCGTCGAGCTATATCTGCAGCAATGGCGAATGGCGATTCTCATTATCTTCGTCGTGGCGATGGTCCTCACGCCCGCCGATCCGGTGAGCATGCTCCTCATGGCCATCCCGTTGTGCGGACTTTATGTTTTGGGCATTGCGATGTGCTTGTGGATGCCGCGCAATCGCAATCCGTTTAATCAGATGTATGAACCAAGTGCGTAA
- a CDS encoding type I phosphomannose isomerase catalytic subunit, whose product MTPLYPFRFEPLYKRYLWGGRRLADVLGKQLPPGDDYAESWEVADHASGQSVVAAGPLAGTTLHQLVTERGAELLGRHAPQPGSPQARFPLLFKLLDAQKVLSVQVHPDDAGGAKLTPPDLGKTEAWVVLHAEPGSVVYAGLKRGFDRPALEREVIRGTSELCLHKIEPKVGDCIFIPAGVVHALGAGIVIAEIQQASDTTFRLYDWKRVGADGKERPLHIQQSLDAIDYQIGPVNPQRPRVVEESGVRKEELVRCDKFELSRWQLSQPQAIGGDGRCYLICVLEGEVAIEGDAAGAPLKRGQTILVPASVATNLSPSGSATVLISALPS is encoded by the coding sequence ATGACTCCTCTATATCCTTTTCGTTTTGAGCCTCTTTACAAGCGTTATTTGTGGGGCGGACGACGACTGGCCGACGTGCTGGGAAAGCAGCTTCCGCCCGGCGACGACTATGCCGAGAGCTGGGAAGTCGCCGACCATGCCTCGGGGCAAAGTGTGGTGGCGGCGGGACCGCTGGCGGGAACCACGCTGCACCAACTGGTGACCGAGCGCGGCGCGGAACTGCTGGGCCGGCATGCTCCGCAGCCGGGTTCGCCGCAGGCACGCTTTCCGCTGCTCTTTAAACTGCTGGATGCGCAAAAAGTACTCAGCGTGCAGGTGCATCCCGATGATGCCGGTGGTGCGAAACTCACGCCGCCCGACCTGGGCAAGACCGAAGCCTGGGTCGTGCTGCATGCCGAACCCGGGAGCGTGGTCTATGCCGGACTGAAGCGCGGCTTCGATCGACCTGCGCTCGAACGCGAAGTGATTCGCGGTACGAGTGAACTGTGTCTGCACAAGATCGAACCCAAAGTCGGCGATTGCATTTTCATTCCCGCCGGCGTCGTGCACGCGCTCGGCGCGGGCATCGTCATTGCCGAAATCCAGCAAGCCAGCGACACGACCTTTCGCCTGTATGATTGGAAGCGTGTTGGCGCCGACGGTAAGGAACGGCCGCTTCACATTCAGCAAAGCCTGGATGCCATCGATTATCAAATCGGGCCGGTCAATCCGCAACGGCCTCGGGTGGTGGAGGAATCTGGCGTTCGCAAAGAAGAGTTGGTCCGTTGCGACAAATTCGAGCTCTCGCGCTGGCAGCTGTCGCAACCCCAAGCGATCGGTGGCGATGGCCGGTGCTATTTGATTTGCGTGCTTGAGGGGGAAGTTGCGATCGAAGGTGATGCAGCGGGTGCTCCGTTGAAGCGTGGCCAAACGATCCTCGTGCCGGCGAGTGTGGCGACCAATCTTTCGCCGAGCGGTTCGGCGACTGTTTTGATTTCGGCCCTCCCTTCCTAA
- a CDS encoding molybdopterin-dependent oxidoreductase — protein MTDIVDTAIASKSTRRRWLAQAAAVGSAAYLGSNLLAQEKKPAEPPPPLIVRQEAPFNAEPEMAELVKSYVTPVEQFYVRSHGAVPKVDADSFRVKISGLVNRELEFSVAELKDKFDTHKIGATLTCAGNRRQELSAIKKVAGVQWDAGAIGHANWMGALLSEVLAAAELQPGAKHIWLEGLDPIKEKDGSEAPFGGSIPLEKALAKNGDNLPSLLTHTMNDKPLTPEHGAPLRLIVPGYIGARSVKWLAKIIVSDKPSPNHYLAEAYKVIQTDDKEEAAKANPIYEFPFNVAIGLANGAKLKPGFQYIRGYALPQGVVKGGIAAVEVSANNGRTWTFAEISSPINSMSWRLWGAAVNILPGKQTLLARVRPLINGLESSPAEQGQWNLKGYLYNGWHRVRVEGI, from the coding sequence ATGACTGACATCGTTGATACGGCAATCGCCTCGAAGTCCACTCGTCGCCGTTGGCTCGCGCAAGCCGCGGCGGTTGGTTCGGCTGCTTATCTGGGCAGCAATCTTCTCGCTCAAGAGAAGAAACCTGCCGAGCCCCCGCCGCCACTCATCGTGCGGCAGGAAGCCCCCTTCAACGCCGAGCCGGAGATGGCCGAGCTCGTGAAGTCGTATGTCACGCCGGTCGAGCAGTTCTATGTGCGCAGCCACGGTGCGGTGCCAAAGGTCGATGCCGATTCTTTTCGCGTGAAGATCTCGGGCCTGGTCAATCGCGAACTTGAGTTCAGCGTCGCCGAGCTCAAGGACAAGTTTGATACGCACAAGATCGGCGCGACGTTGACCTGCGCCGGCAATCGTCGGCAGGAACTGAGCGCGATCAAAAAGGTCGCCGGCGTGCAGTGGGACGCCGGCGCGATCGGCCATGCCAACTGGATGGGCGCTCTCCTGTCTGAAGTGCTCGCCGCGGCAGAACTGCAACCCGGCGCGAAGCACATCTGGCTCGAAGGGCTCGACCCGATCAAGGAAAAGGATGGCAGCGAAGCTCCCTTCGGCGGCTCGATTCCGCTCGAAAAGGCCCTCGCTAAGAACGGCGACAACCTGCCGTCGCTCCTCACGCACACGATGAACGACAAGCCGCTAACACCTGAGCATGGGGCTCCGCTGCGGCTCATCGTGCCGGGTTACATCGGTGCTCGCAGCGTGAAATGGCTCGCCAAGATCATCGTCAGCGATAAGCCTTCGCCCAATCACTACTTGGCCGAGGCGTACAAAGTTATTCAGACCGACGACAAAGAAGAAGCGGCCAAGGCCAATCCGATTTATGAGTTTCCATTCAACGTGGCGATCGGCCTGGCGAACGGCGCGAAATTGAAGCCTGGGTTTCAATACATCCGCGGCTATGCCCTGCCGCAAGGCGTCGTCAAAGGCGGCATCGCTGCCGTGGAAGTCTCAGCGAACAACGGCCGCACCTGGACCTTCGCCGAAATCAGCAGCCCGATCAACAGCATGAGCTGGCGGCTGTGGGGCGCAGCCGTGAACATCCTCCCCGGCAAACAAACGCTCCTCGCCCGCGTTCGGCCGTTGATCAACGGCCTCGAAAGTTCCCCCGCCGAGCAAGGCCAGTGGAATCTCAAAGGCTATCTCTACAACGGCTGGCACCGAGTGCGTGTGGAAGGGATTTGA
- a CDS encoding protein phosphatase 2C domain-containing protein: MPSYEANHLSVAYRSHNEDRCAIIHDESRTVIVVADGAGGSGSGERAAERVIAEVREHYRQLTTSADWDQLLTQIDYRLGAGESTAVVVDIRQDGICGASVGDSVAWLWQDDELRELTQDQIRKPLLGSGEAQPQGFEHSSLDGMLIVASDGLGNYLKRDVLTRTISQADFYEIPRRLIELVRLPSGEYWDDTTVVVCRLQPRRRSRQRYEIE; the protein is encoded by the coding sequence ATGCCAAGCTACGAAGCCAACCATCTCTCCGTAGCCTATCGCAGCCACAACGAAGATCGGTGCGCGATCATTCATGATGAATCGCGAACAGTTATCGTCGTCGCCGACGGGGCAGGGGGGAGTGGCAGTGGTGAGCGGGCCGCAGAGCGTGTGATCGCAGAGGTGCGCGAGCACTATCGCCAGCTCACCACGTCGGCCGATTGGGACCAGCTGCTCACGCAGATCGATTATCGACTCGGCGCCGGCGAATCCACAGCAGTTGTCGTCGACATTCGACAGGACGGCATCTGCGGAGCCAGCGTCGGCGACAGCGTGGCCTGGCTATGGCAAGACGATGAACTGCGCGAGCTAACGCAGGACCAAATCCGCAAACCGTTGCTGGGAAGTGGTGAAGCCCAGCCGCAAGGCTTTGAGCATTCATCACTCGATGGCATGCTGATTGTCGCGAGTGATGGTTTGGGTAACTATCTGAAACGAGACGTGCTGACTCGAACGATTTCGCAGGCCGATTTCTACGAGATCCCGCGCCGGCTGATCGAGCTCGTGCGACTTCCCTCGGGCGAATATTGGGACGATACGACGGTTGTCGTTTGTCGATTGCAACCCCGCCGTCGGTCGCGGCAGCGCTATGAGATTGAGTAA